The genomic DNA ACTATGGTTTAGCTTTATGCTGCATTCAACCGTGGTTTGGATCTACATTTTGCACTAAACCATAGTTTGCTGAATAACACAATTGGCTTTGCTTTTAAATGACACTGATTCTGATCAGTGAGGAGtacaggagttggaagggacctcagaggcctTCTAGCCTGAGCAGggagccctatatcatttcagacaaatggcttgaaGTAATCCCAttaaatatgaagaacggttgcaggaactgggcctggctagtctactgaagagaaggaccaggggagacaggagagcagtcttctaatatttgaggggctgccacagagaggagggagccaagctattctccaaagcacccaaaggccagacaagaaataataatggatggaaactgatcaaggagagattcaacctggaaacaaggaggaatttcccgacagtgagaacaatcaaccagtggaacagaagttgccttcggaagttgtgggagcttcatcactggaggctttcaagaggagattggactcccatttgtcagaaatggtgaagggtctcctgcttgggtgggggggtgaactggatgacctacaaggtcccttccaactctgttaatctactCTAATCTAAATTTTACAAGACACAGCTGCTCAATTCTGACAGCCCACCCAAAAATAAACTTAAGGTAGATTAAGTTATGTAGGCCGCTTTCTTTACCTGTGTGCAGGCTGGGTACATCACATGGGATGAAACTTTACCAAAGAAGAAGTCAATCTTtattttaaaggcagaaagcagttTGATTCACTCCCAGCCATTGAAtatactgttttgtttttttttaaatagttacctGACAAACTTTTACATTAACTTTAATTCTACAATTTGGAGTTGTGTTACTTTTTAATTGGCatcttatccttttttttaatggcctttttttaaaactatactctcaattttttttaaatcactttggCCAATTTTGCTTAAGTTTGGGactgtttttgccccatttttcataGAAACAGCTCTCCAGAAGCACTGTCTGAATAATTCATTAAGGATGGTAGTGGGTTTgattttgcaaataaaataaaataaatgtttttgtgaATCCTACTCATTTGTACACCCAAAGAGAGTCCATTGGAATTGGTTGGCTACTCAATTCAAAATTAATCATCGTTATACTTCTGATAATGCTTCTGTTCatcacttattttttttcttccccctgaagttcttttctttatatttgtcTTGCAAAAATCCAAACAAAATACTGTTTGAGGGTTTCCTTGGTGCTCCCTgcgcttggctgttttcttgcagtcatttcattaccctactaggtaacatcatcagtgctagtaccaaagagaaggaaggaagaaaaagagaaagaaaagaaagaaaaagagaaagaaaagaaagaaaaagagaaagaaagaaagaaagaaagaaagatagatagatagatagatagatagatagatagatagacagacagacagacagacagacagacagacagacagacagatagatatttgtagctcaggattgaaatgagggattgaaggaaggaagagaaaggaaggaagaatatttgtagctcaggattgaaatgagggattgaaggaaggaaggaagagaaaggaaggaagaatatttgtagctcagggttgaaatgagggtggaaggaaggaaggaaggaaggaaggaaggaagaatatttgtagcttagggttgccATGAGgagttgaaggaaggaaggaagaggaaggaaggaagaatatttgtagctcaggattgacatGAGgggttgaaggaaggaaggaaggaaggaagaggaaggaaggaaggaaggaggaatattCGTAGCTCAGGATTGACATGAGgggttgaaggaaggaaggaaggaaggaaggaaggaaggaaggaaggaaggaaggaaggaagagaaatgaaggaaggaagaatatttgtagctcagggttgacgaggggtccttggttctctctgagcttgcttattttcttccagacgtttcattacccaactagataacatcatcagtgctaactgCCCTTTGGCCAGGAAAGCTGGATTCAGGCCGAGCGGAACATATTTATTATCAGAAAAAAAACTTAGCCCTTGTTCCTCAGGCACCACCTCCCACTTATACTGTGGgcccccaatattttttttccccacttcaaaATTGACTCCTTTTGCAGGTTGATCTGTTGGAAAATTCCTTGTTGGACTGGAAGAACCAAACTTTGAGAAACGATTACCGTCAAATCCAGCCTCTCAACGGACGGGTGGTCaaagcctccttctcccctcGGCTGATCGAAGGTAGATTGcaggagtctctctctctctgtctgtctctctctctctctgtctctctctctctgtctgtctctctctctctctctctctctcacacacacacacaaacaacggGTGCCAAGGAGGATGGGCAAAATGATCTTGGATAGGACTAACAGACATTCCCAGGGCTCAGATCTTAAGATGGGAACCAGGAAGAGAATGGTAAGACTACACCCACTCAGggacgccgagcttgtcgatcagaaaggtcggcggttcgaatccctagcgccgtgtaacggggtgagctcccgtgacttgtcccagcttctgccaacctagcagttcgaaagcaggtcaaaaaatgcaagtagaaaaataggaacaacctttagtgggaagggaacagcgttccatgcgcctttgggagttgagtcatgcctcCCACATCACCACGTAGAGGTCTTCAGATGCAAGCCtaacctcctcccccccacccaaaccTTTAGTTAAGGAACATGGGTCCATATATTCAGGGACAGAGGTCAGCTGCTGAGCTCCCTCTAAAGATTGAgctccctcaatctttcccacaaactatttattttttaaatgtatacacCAACCATCTCACTGTCCAAGCCAATTAAACATGAAGttatttaatccccccccccccctgttcttcTTCCTGGGATCTTGGAAAACTtaagaagatggggggggggctgaggagAGAAGTGATCAGGGAAGTGTCAAAAggcaaaggttcctctcgcacatatgtgctagtcgttccccactctagggggcggtggtgctcatccccatttcaaagctgaagagccagcgctgtctgaagacgtctccgtggtcatgtggccggcatgactcaactcccaaaggcgcacggaacgctgttcccttcccaccaatggtggctcctatttttctactcacattttttacgtgctttcaaactgctaggttggcagaacctgggacaaggcacgggagctccctccgttatgcggcgctagggattcaaaccgctgaactgccgacttttctgattgacaagcttagcgtcttaagACACTGAGCCCCTGCCTCCCTAGGCTCAAAGGAATTGAATATTAAAAGTTTACTTTTCATTGTTCCAGCCCCTAATTTCCTTGGGTCACCCTTGCATTAGATCGGgtcagtgttgggattcagccagttcgcacctatttgggagaaccggttgttaactttctgagcagttcagggaaccggttgttggaagaaattttgttttgtttttttccactttacaaggctaatcctgtaaggaaggcaggaagggaacatggtgttgtttctagactaatttttattgccttgcttacagaaactgcctctcccgttaacccttattacattctaacagctcagacgaagcgcccatcgatgtgagtgacattgagttggccacgcccacccagtcacatgaccaccgagccccacctacccagctggtcattagggcagagaaccggttgttaaattatttaaatcccacccaCTGAATCGGGTGGGCCATTAATACGATGGAGAAAGTTTACCAAGGAACTAAAACTAGAACTCCCATCCTTTTAGGAAGGTGTCGGCCTGAGAGCATCTCCAGTAAGCTGAATAAAATACAGACTAGCCTTCGTGAGATGAAGACGTATCTTCTGGACGTGATAGGCAAGCCTGGTAAGGCGCAGCTCCTTTGCTTTCGTTGACCCAAGTGCATTCAGACAACCATCTCTCCCAACCCAGGATGCCACCCCTAATCCTAGGAGACACCAGAACAATTCTGGGTTCTGGAAGACCTATGGAAGTGAGCCGACAAGGCCTGTTGGAGATACCTTGTCTGCCTTACCTTCTAATTCCTTCTTTGTCCTTGTCCTCCTTCCGTGCCCATTGCGTTGGGAGAAGTGGAGATGGTTGGAGAACTTcacagatattttatttatttgcaggatTTATTCAGCCGTCTACTCGCTCACAGCGACTAGGTGGCTtataaatagtaaaaacacacaaaaaaagaaagaaaagtttaaaaaaaatacccaccacccacccacccctggtgaCGGCACACAATTAAATGAGCCATTTGATTGGCTCTTCAGGTCCGCTGGCAGAACTACGTTTTCTTGTTggtagttgtgaagttgtgtccaacacatcgtgaccccatggacaacgttcctccaggcctgccTGTCCTCtgtcatcctctggagtccattgaagctcatgccgacagcttcggtgactccatccagccacttccttcACTGTCCTTCCATTCTTCTCTtgtcctccatcgttcccagcatgaggctcttcttctcattaggtggccaaagtctttgagtttcctcttcaggatctggccttctaaagagcagtcagggttgatctcctctaggactgactggttgggtggccttgcagtccaagggactcgcaggagtcttctccagcagccTAATTTTCAGTTTTCACCACGTCTTCAGGGCCTTCCAAAAGAGTGGGGACCAGTCTaatttctgcagggatgatgttccacTACCAAGAAGGTCCTTCTTCTGGGTCTCCCCAGGTGGACTTCCTTAGGAGACGGGACCCACAACATTGTATCCCTGTTCTAGTGGGTCAGGTGGATGTGACCAGCCagagacggtccctcagataGCCTGGTCCCAGGCCATGAAGGGCTCTAAAGGTGACAAATCAAGGACCATCTATAAACAAAAGGTTCTCCTGAGTTCTTCCAAGGATCAATTCAAAGAGGTTCTCCTGGGTTCTTCCAAGGATCAACTCAAGGACCACCTATGAACAAGAGGTTCTCCTGAGTTCTTCCAAGGATCAATTCAAAGAGGTTCTCCTGGGTTCTTCCAAGGATCAACTCATGGACCATCTGTGAACAAGAGGTTCTCCTGAGTTCTTCCAAGGATCAATTCAAAGAGGTTCTCCTGGGTTCTTTCAAGGATCAACTCAAGGACCACCTATGAACAAGAGGTTCTCCTGAGTTCTTCCAAGGATCAATTCAAAGAGGTTCTCCTGGGTTCTTCCAAGGATCAACTCAATGAACAAGAGGTTCTTCCTGGGTTCTCCTCGGGATCAACTCAAGGGGAAGCCGTAAAATTGGTCCCTTCCAGTTGGTTGCCCAGCTCAAGGAAGGACCAAGCACACCTGACCGTGTCCGGTGGTTTATTTCAGGCCAGCACCAGCTCAGCTTGCAAGCCTTCCACTTCCCCTTGGAGAACACCGCCAGCTACGTGACCATCGTCCCTCTGAAGCCCATGCAACTGAAAACCTTCACGCTCTGCTTCTGGGTCCAGAACAGCAACCAGGGCCGGCAGACTGTCCTCTTCTACTCCACCCCCGAGAGCGAGAACGAGCTGGTCATCAGCGTGGGCATGGCGGTGGGCGTGTGGATCGGGGGCAAGTTCGTGCAGTTCGACCTCCACCGCCGGGCGGAAGACTGGGTCCACCACTGCGTCACCTGGGTCTCCAGCTCGGGCACTATCAACCTGTGGGTCAACGGCGCCGTGGGCACTGCCCGGAACATTCAGAAAAACTACATCATCCAGAGCGGCGGGACGCCCATCCTGGGCAAGAGGAAGAACGCCATGCTGGACGTCTTCGCCGACGCCTTCTCCGGCTGGATGAGCCACGTCAACCTCTGGAGTTGGCTGCTGGACCAGAATGACATCCAGGAGCTCACCCTTTGCAAGCACACCCAGCAAAAGGGGGACGTCTTGGCTTGGGGGGAAACGCACATGTCCCTCTATGGCGGGGTGACCTTAGGCCCGGACACCAGCTGTAGGTGAATCAGGCCTGGGTTTTGAGGCCCCTCTAAAAATAAAtagcttccttcctccccccaaaTCTTTGCATTTTGGGACTCAAGTTCAGTAGGTATAaataagaggggtggacttcaactcccagaattccccagccagctttgcttcctGGCTTCCATTATCTTCCGTTATGGTTCCTTATCTcccaaagctttgctggctgggggattctgggagttgaagtccactcctctTACAGGCCAGAGATTGTAGTGTATCCCCCCCCAACCCACCCCAATAGGGACATGGGTAGGACCGAAAGCTTAAGTCCCAGGCCCAGGCTGACCCACATGTGTGGTGCATGAAAAAAGTTTTGGTGCAATGTTGGGAAATCTGGAGCTAGGAAAGTCCCAGGTGTACCCCAAAAATTTGAATTAATGGGTTGGGGGGGGCATCCAAGGAGGtcgaactccccccccccctttggattgCCCAGAGTCAGACAGTGTGATGGGGAGGCAGGGGTGTCAATAGTAATGCTGAACAAAAGACTGATCGTCCAGAGGATTTGCTTCCTCCCCCCATCGAAACCTGCT from Thamnophis elegans isolate rThaEle1 chromosome 15, rThaEle1.pri, whole genome shotgun sequence includes the following:
- the CA6 gene encoding carbonic anhydrase 6, with translation MRTSVWVLQLCFLHLCSSRILDWTYHGEHSEDEWGTYYDHCLGKLQSPINIQRSKVRFNPDLEPLQLQGYGYRRDAFKMTNNGHSVAIHLPSSMKIMKGLPGKFTAIQLHLHWGGTDKESSGSEHTIDGLRYMAELHIVHYNSEAYSSFDEAKNKPDGLAVLAFLFVGSHFENAYYSDFIAKLAKIKYAGYSTTLDSLDILAMLPENLSNFYRYHGSLTTPPCTENVIWTVFDAPIKLSYTQVDLLENSLLDWKNQTLRNDYRQIQPLNGRVVKASFSPRLIEGRCRPESISSKLNKIQTSLREMKTTPDRVRWFISGQHQLSLQAFHFPLENTASYVTIVPLKPMQLKTFTLCFWVQNSNQGRQTVLFYSTPESENELVISVGMAVGVWIGGKFVQFDLHRRAEDWVHHCVTWVSSSGTINLWVNGAVGTARNIQKNYIIQSGGTPILGKRKNAMLDVFADAFSGWMSHVNLWSWLLDQNDIQELTLCKHTQQKGDVLAWGETHMSLYGGVTLGPDTSCR